The Sulfurimonas lithotrophica genome includes a region encoding these proteins:
- the tilS gene encoding tRNA lysidine(34) synthetase TilS, whose product MLKSDVLEHLKSSKNLLAFSAGVDSSALLCLLLDANIKFDIAIVDYGLRVQSKDEVAYAKELADKYNIKCFIHKAEKIDTNFEASARKIRYDFFESLIQDNGYDNLLTAHHLGDRFEWMLMQFCKGAGCAELSGMKSVQNKKNYKLIRPLLHLDKSELLEYLKNNKIKYFEDKSNFDESYTRNSFRHGYTNPLISEHLDGIKKSFEYIDADIDALIIETDLNVKNDFAYFISTKNKRSDIYAIDKYLKSQNYMLSANERELLKTNNTLVVGRKFVVNFHKEYIFIAPYIDKDTKMSKEFKERMRKLKIEPKLRAYFYNHLEVFESLELE is encoded by the coding sequence ATGCTAAAAAGTGACGTTTTAGAACATCTAAAATCCTCTAAAAACCTTTTAGCATTTTCCGCAGGAGTTGACTCAAGCGCACTTCTTTGTTTACTTTTAGATGCAAATATAAAGTTTGATATAGCTATCGTAGATTACGGCTTAAGAGTACAAAGTAAAGATGAAGTAGCTTATGCTAAAGAGCTTGCAGATAAATATAATATTAAATGTTTTATTCACAAAGCTGAAAAAATAGATACGAACTTTGAAGCATCTGCAAGGAAGATTCGTTACGATTTTTTTGAGAGTCTGATACAAGATAATGGCTATGACAATCTTCTTACGGCTCATCATTTAGGCGATAGATTTGAGTGGATGCTTATGCAGTTTTGCAAGGGTGCAGGCTGTGCAGAACTAAGTGGCATGAAGAGTGTTCAAAATAAGAAAAACTATAAGCTTATCCGTCCACTTTTGCATTTAGACAAAAGTGAGCTTTTAGAGTATCTAAAAAATAATAAGATTAAATATTTTGAGGACAAAAGTAACTTCGATGAGAGTTATACAAGAAACAGTTTCAGACATGGATATACAAATCCTTTAATTTCAGAGCATCTAGATGGAATCAAAAAAAGTTTTGAATATATAGATGCCGATATAGATGCACTTATTATAGAAACCGATTTAAATGTAAAAAATGATTTTGCCTATTTTATATCTACAAAAAACAAGCGCTCAGATATATATGCAATTGATAAGTATTTAAAATCACAAAACTATATGTTAAGTGCGAATGAGAGAGAGCTTTTAAAGACAAATAATACTTTAGTAGTCGGAAGAAAATTTGTAGTTAATTTTCACAAAGAGTATATATTTATAGCACCATATATAGATAAAGATACAAAAATGTCAAAAGAGTTTAAAGAAAGAATGAGAAAACTTAAAATAGAGCCAAAACTAAGAGCTTATTTCTATAATCACTTAGAAGTATTTGAATCTTTAGAGTTAGAATAA